In uncultured Bacteroides sp., the following proteins share a genomic window:
- the priA gene encoding primosomal protein N' translates to MKKFADVILPLPLPKCFTYALPEDMAEGVQIGCRVIVPFGRKKFYTAIVYNIHYSTPEGYETKEVTTVLDSEPILLPLQFKFWEWLSSYYLCTQGDVYKAALPSGLKLESETIVEFNPDFEYAVPLSDREQTLISLLENKPEQTVSQLEKDSGLKNLLPIIKSLLDKEAIFVKEELKRNYQPKQEIRVRLNEIAKEEAYLHKLFTELERAPKQLALLMKYLELSHFLNGGNLKEVIKKELIKKADASPAAFNGLVEKKVFEVYRQEIGRLATAVQSTIEINPLNEYQLKAFQEIQTSFKKKNVCLLHGVTSSGKTEVYIHLIEKAIKAGKQVLYLLPEIALTTQITERLKRVFGNKLGIYHSKFSDAERVEIWRKQLGKEGYDIILGVRSSIFLPFHNLGLVIVDEEHENTYKQYDPAPRYHARNAAIVLASLYGAKTLLGTATPSIETYYNATTGKYGLVELNERYQDIQLPEILSVDIKELSRKKRMNGQFSPILLEHVRKTLEHKEQVILFQNRRGFAPMIECKTCGWVPKCKNCDVSLTYHKGINQLTCHYCGYTYQVPRSCPACESVELVNRGFGTEKVEDDIKAIFPEAKVARMDLDTTRTRTAYEKIIANFEQGKTDILIGTQMVSKGLDFDNVSVVGILNADTMLNYPDFRSYERAYQLMAQVSGRAGRKNKQGLVILQTKSIDHPIIHQVIANNYQQMYADQLAERQMFRYPPYYRLVYVYLKNRNADLLDIMARTMAERLSSIFGSRVLGPDNPPVARIQSLFIKKIIVKIECNASMEKARRLLLQVQKEMIEDERFKSLIVYYDVDPF, encoded by the coding sequence GTGAAAAAGTTTGCAGACGTTATATTACCCCTTCCACTTCCCAAATGTTTTACTTATGCCCTGCCTGAAGATATGGCAGAAGGAGTACAGATTGGGTGTCGTGTGATTGTGCCTTTCGGACGTAAGAAGTTCTACACTGCAATAGTATATAACATACATTACTCTACCCCTGAAGGATACGAGACCAAGGAAGTTACCACTGTCCTTGACTCGGAGCCGATACTACTTCCATTGCAATTTAAGTTCTGGGAATGGCTTTCATCTTATTATCTCTGCACACAAGGCGATGTGTATAAAGCTGCCTTACCCTCTGGATTAAAACTGGAGAGTGAAACAATTGTAGAATTCAATCCGGATTTTGAATACGCAGTTCCTCTATCAGACAGGGAGCAGACACTGATAAGTCTATTAGAGAACAAGCCTGAGCAAACTGTTAGTCAGCTAGAAAAGGATAGTGGTCTAAAGAATCTTTTGCCTATCATTAAATCCCTGCTTGACAAGGAAGCTATTTTTGTTAAAGAGGAGCTAAAACGCAACTATCAGCCCAAGCAGGAGATTCGTGTCCGTTTAAATGAGATTGCCAAAGAAGAAGCTTATCTGCATAAGCTATTTACAGAGCTGGAGCGCGCTCCGAAACAGTTGGCCCTTTTGATGAAGTATCTTGAGCTCTCCCATTTTCTTAATGGGGGAAATTTGAAAGAAGTAATCAAGAAAGAACTTATAAAGAAAGCTGATGCTTCACCTGCCGCATTTAACGGATTGGTTGAAAAAAAAGTATTTGAGGTTTACCGACAGGAAATTGGCCGGTTAGCCACCGCAGTCCAGTCCACCATAGAAATAAATCCCCTCAACGAATATCAGCTGAAGGCATTTCAGGAAATACAAACCAGTTTTAAGAAAAAAAATGTATGTCTGCTTCATGGGGTAACATCCAGTGGAAAGACTGAAGTTTATATTCATCTCATAGAGAAAGCTATCAAAGCAGGGAAACAAGTTTTGTATCTTCTGCCAGAAATTGCACTGACCACCCAAATTACTGAACGACTAAAAAGAGTATTTGGGAATAAACTGGGCATTTATCACTCTAAGTTCTCAGATGCAGAGCGGGTGGAAATCTGGCGTAAGCAATTGGGAAAAGAAGGCTACGATATTATTCTTGGCGTTCGCTCTTCCATTTTTCTACCATTCCACAATCTTGGACTGGTTATTGTAGATGAAGAACATGAGAATACTTATAAGCAATACGATCCGGCTCCGCGCTATCATGCCCGCAATGCAGCCATCGTTCTGGCTTCACTCTATGGAGCAAAAACATTGCTCGGTACAGCAACTCCTTCCATTGAGACTTATTATAACGCCACAACTGGTAAATATGGGTTAGTAGAATTGAATGAACGATATCAGGATATTCAGTTGCCCGAGATTCTTTCGGTAGATATTAAAGAACTATCACGCAAGAAAAGGATGAACGGACAGTTCTCTCCTATATTATTAGAACACGTGCGAAAGACATTAGAGCACAAAGAGCAAGTTATCCTCTTTCAGAATCGAAGGGGTTTCGCTCCTATGATTGAATGTAAAACCTGCGGTTGGGTTCCTAAATGCAAAAACTGTGATGTGAGCCTTACCTATCATAAAGGAATTAATCAGCTCACCTGTCATTATTGTGGCTACACTTATCAAGTTCCACGTTCTTGTCCCGCATGCGAAAGTGTGGAATTAGTAAACAGAGGCTTTGGAACCGAGAAAGTAGAAGATGATATTAAAGCCATCTTCCCAGAAGCCAAAGTAGCCCGAATGGATTTGGATACCACCCGTACCCGAACAGCTTATGAAAAGATTATAGCAAACTTTGAACAAGGAAAAACAGATATACTGATTGGTACCCAGATGGTTTCCAAAGGGCTGGACTTTGACAATGTTAGTGTAGTGGGAATACTGAATGCAGACACCATGCTCAATTATCCTGATTTCCGTTCTTATGAGCGGGCTTACCAGTTAATGGCGCAAGTTTCGGGAAGAGCTGGAAGAAAAAATAAACAAGGACTGGTTATATTGCAGACAAAATCAATAGACCATCCCATTATTCATCAGGTTATAGCAAACAATTATCAGCAGATGTATGCCGATCAGCTTGCAGAACGTCAGATGTTTCGCTACCCGCCTTATTACCGACTGGTATATGTGTATCTTAAGAATCGGAATGCAGACTTACTGGACATTATGGCACGCACAATGGCGGAAAGGCTTTCAAGCATTTTCGGTAGTCGTGTCCTTGGGCCAGACAATCCACCCGTTGCCCGCATTCAGTCACTCTTCATAAAGAAGATTATTGTAAAAATTGAATGCAACGCATCAATGGAAAAAGCCCGCAGACTTTTATTGCAGGTACAAAAAGAGATGATAGAAGACGAACGTTTTAAATCTCTGATTGTTTATTATGATGTAGATCCTTTTTAA